From the genome of Agrococcus sp. ARC_14:
CATCGGTGACGAGGTGCTCGTGCAGCAGTCCGGCACGCCCGCGACGGTGCGCGTCGATGTGCAGGACTACTCGGGCATCTGGGTGCCCGATGTCGGCTTCATCCAGTCGCTGCGCTTCGACGGCGCGCGCCAGGATGCGCTGCAGAGCTCGCTGCACTACAACGGCCAGACCGGCACCGCCATCACGCTGGAGGGCCTGGGCAGCGGCGATGCCTACGAGCTCGAGGCGATCGTGCCGGCGCAGCCCGACCCGGAGGAGCTGGAGGGCGCGCGGGTGACCGACCTGCAGGTGCCGGATCCCGCTGTCGTGCCCGACCTGCTGCAGGCGTGGGTGGCCACGTGGGGCAACGAGGGCCAGAACCAGCTCGAGAACATCCAGAACATGCAGCGGCTGATGCAGAACGGCAGCTTCAGCCATGGGCTCGAGGACGACACCATCCCCTCGCTCGCCGGCCACGGCGCATCCCGCATCCAGGCGATGTTCGAGCGCGACGTGCTGGTCGGTGACGACGAGCAGTACGCCACCGCCTTCGCGCTCGCGCTCAACCGCATCAACGTGCCGGCGCGCGTCGTGATGGGGCTCTACCCCGACGACGGCTTCACGGGTGACGGCGCCGCGGTCGAGCTCACCGGCGGCGACATGCACGCCTGGGTGGAGGTGCCGTTCGAGGGCTACGGATGGGTGCAGTTCGACCCGACGCCGCCGGAGGACAACGACGACATCCAGCCCGAGCCGGAGCCGGAGCCCGATCCCAAGCCGCAGGTGCTGCAGCCCCCGCAGCCGCCGGAGGAGCCGGCCGACATGTCGCCGGACACCGTCGCGGACGAGGGCCAGGAGGACGACGAGGAGATCGAGGACACCTCCTGGGTCGTGTGGCTGTGGGTCGGCGGCTCCGTGCTGCTGCTCCTGCTGCTGCTGGCAGCGCCGTTCATCGTGGTCGGCGCGATCAAGGCTGCGAGGTGGCGAAGGCGCTACCGGTCGGAGCGCGAGAGCGACCGGCTCTCGGGCGGCTGGCACGAGGTGGTCGATCACGCCGTCGATCTCGGCCTGCCCGTGCCCGCGGGCGTCACGCGGCGCGAGGTCGCCGGGGTGGTCGAGGATCGCTACCCTCGATCGAGAGCGACCGAGATCGGCGAGTTCGTCGATGAGGGAGTCTTCGGCCCTGGCGAGCCCGCCAGGGAGGATGTCGACGCGTTCTGGCTCGACGTCGAGCGGAGCGTGCAGGGCATGCGTGCAGAGGCGAAGCCGACGAAGCGCCTGCTCGGCAGGTTGTCGCTGCGATCGTTCGCACGGCGGAGGAAGGAGCGGAGGCGCCGATGATCTGGGAGATCGAGGAGAGCCGCACGGTCATCGAGGGGCTCGATGAGGACGGCAGGCCCGACCCCGCCTACGCGGCGGCGCTCGGGCTGCGACCCGCGCCGCTCGGCCGCAGGGCGGCAGCGTCGATCATCGAGTTCGGGATCTTCGCCTTCCTGCAGCTGCCCTACTGGATCCTCGCGGCACCGACGCTCCTGAAGGTCGCGACCGGCGCCATCACGCCCTCGGGGCTCCTCAGCCACCCGAACTTCGTCTGGATGGTCGTCGCCACAGCGGTCTCGTTCGTGCTGAGCCTCGCGTTCGTCGTCGTGCAGCTCGTGCTCCACGCGCGCAAGGGCGTGACGATCGGCAAGGCCTTCATGGGCATCCGCTCGGTGAACGTCAAGACGCTCTCGAAGCCCGGCTTCGGCAAGGCGGTGCTGCGTGCGCTGGTGATGTACCTGAGCTTCCTGGTGCCCGTCATCGGCCCGGTGCTGTTCTTCGTCTCGCCGCTGCTCGATGGCGAGAAGCGCGGCCGAGGATGGCTCGACAAGGTCGGCGGCACCTGGTTCGTCGACATCAGAGCCGGTCTCGACCCGTACCACGAGAAGCGGATGCGCATCGCGCGCAAGACGGTCAATGCCGAGCCCGAGGCGGCCAAGTCGGCGCTGCCGTCGCTCGCGACACCCGCAGATCGAGCAGGGCTGGCGTATCGGCCCGGCGCCCGCACGAGCTCCGGGGTCGTGGGAGCCGCCCGCCCCCAGCAGCCCGGCCAGCAGCAGGTGGGGCTCGCGAGCCAGCCGGCCGCAGAGCCTGCGCCCACGCACACCGTCCCCGGCATGCCCGCCGGTGGCGCGCGCCTGGGCGGCTACCGCCCCGGCGAGCTGAGCGGCCAGGTGCGATCGGACGCGCAGCCCACGCCCAGCGCGCCGAGCGCGCAGCCGCCTGCCTCCCCGATCAGCGGCATCGTCGACAGCGTGCCGGGTCGCGCGCATGGCTCCGTGCCGCAGCCTGCCGCCGAGCCCCGGCAGCAGTACCAGCCGCCGCATGCCGAGGCCCCGGCGGCGCCCATGAGCTGGGCGCAGCCGCCCGCAGCCGCTGCGGCCGTGCAGTCATCCGCACCCGGAGCACCCGCGCCCGCACAGCCGCCTGCCGCACACCAGCAGGCGATGCCCGTGAGCCCGATCGACGACGAGACGGTCATCGAGCCCGACTTCGACAGCGAGATCGACGACAGCACGGTGCGGCGAGTCGAGGTCGCCGCCGCGGACGACGACGATCTGGACGTCACGCGTGCCCGTCCTGGTGCCCGGCCGGCGATCGCGACGCTCGCCTTCGACACCGGCGACCGCTTCGCCATCTCGGGCGCGGCGCTCGTCGGCCGCAACCCCGCTCCCGCTGCCGGTGAGGTGGTCGAGCACCTGCTGCCGATCAGCGACGACACGCGCTCGATCTCCAAGACCCATCTGCTGATCACCGCGTCCCCGTTCGCTGCCGTCGACCGCGCGTCCACCAACGGCTCGAGCGTCGTGCGCGCCGGCGTCGAGCATCCGCTCGCGCCGGGAGCGCCTTTCGCGCTCGCCGTCGGCGACGTCGTGCGCTTCGGCGACCGCGCCATGACCATCGAACCCGGGGGAACGGCATGGTGAACGCCGTCGGCGAGTTCCGCTTCAGCCATCCATCCATCTCGCTGCGATGGGCGGGTGCGACCCATCCGGGCATGCGCCGCACCGTCAACGAGGATTCCGTCTTCGCCTCCTTCCCGGTGTTCGTCGTCGCTGACGGCATGGGCGGGCACGCCTCCGGCGACGTCGCGAGCACGCTCGCGGTCGAGGCCTTCCGCAGCCTCAAGGGCCGCACGCTCGCCGACGTCGAGTGCGTCGAGGATGCGGTGGAGCGCGCGTTCGCATCCATGCGCGAGCGGTCACAGGGCGAGCCGATCGGCGGCTCGACGCTCTCCGGCACGGTGCTGGTCGACGTCGATGGTGTCGCGCACTGGTTGATCCTCAACATCGGCGACTCTCGCACCTACCTGTACGAGCAGGGCAGCCTGCAGCAGGTCACCGTCGACCACTCGGTCGTGCAGGAGATGGTCGAGACCGGTGCGCTGCGCCGCGCCGACGCCCGACGCCACCCGCACCGCAACGTCATCACCCGCGCCCTCGGAGCCGGGGAGCGGCAGCCGGCCGACGTCTGGCTGCGCCCCGCCGAGCGGGGACAGCGGCTGCTGGTCTGCTCCGACGGGCTCTCCGGCGAGGTCGAGGATCACGAGATCGCCGAGATCCTCGGCGATGTCAGCTCTCCCGCAGCAGCCGCAGCGCTGCTCATGCGCCGCGCGCTCGACGCCGGCGCCCCCGACAACGTCTCCGTCGTCGTCGTCGACGTGGATGCGGTGGCCCTCTCCGAAGAGGACCTGTTCGACACCCACGCGCAGCTGCTCGACGACACGATCCCCAGGGAGGTGCGTCCATGACCACACGGACCCACAGCGCACGAGTCGAATACGCGCCGGGCGAGGCCTGGTGCGTCGCTGCTGGACGCGTGGTGCTGGTCTGCGAGCGCGACCTCGCCGCCACGCGGGCGGTCGAGCTGCACGCGTCGATCGCGCTGATCGACACCGCCGAGGGGCTGCGCACCCTGCTCGAGTCGGAGCCCACTGCGCTCATCGGCCTCGTCGACCTCGATGGCGGCCGTGCGCTGCTGCGCCGCCACGGCGTGCCGGCGAGCGCGGGCGAGACAGCGCTGCCGGACCGCTACGGCGCCGACTGGTCGCTCGATGAGACCAGCGGCGAGCAGTCGGTCGCAGCAGGAGGACTCGGCTCGCTCGCGGATGGCACGCTGCCGCTCGAGGGCGGCGTCGTGCGCGTCTCGGCCGTCCGCGTCGCGCCGAGGCCGGCGGATGCCTCAGTCGACGAACCGGCGGACCGTCCCGTCGGAGGGTCGATCGGTGATCCGGCATCGGGCTTCGGCGCCTTCGGCCAGACGCTGCCACCCGCAGGGGCTGCGGAGGCTCGCGCTGTCGCGCCCGTCGCCGCGGTCGCGCCTGTCGCGGCGCCGGCGTCGCCCGAACCGGAGCCGCTGGCGGAGCCGGACCCGGAGCCGGCTCCAGTCATCGAGGTCGAGCCCACCCCCGAGCCGGTGCCGGAGCCAGTCGTCGAGGTCGAGCCGGAGCCCGAGCCGGAGCCGGTCATGGAGCCCGAGCCCAGCTCCACCCCCGAGCCCGCGGCGCCGACCGACACCGGCAACCCGATCGGCGGCCTGATCGACTCGGTGCCCGGCTTCATCAAGCCCGCCGTCGACCTCCACGGCATCGCGAGCGCGCCGGCCCCCGCGGCAGAGCCCGCGCTCGGATCCGCCCCGACCTCCGAGCACCCGCGTGCCGCGGCGCTGACGCCGGCAGCGCCCAACCCCGCCGCGCCCGCGTCCGCACCCGCCGCATCCGCCGCCCCGTCGGCACCGGTCGGCAATCCGTCCACGACGCCGGCCGGCGGCGACTTCGGCGACCACGACGGCATGACGGTCACAGCAGACCAGGCGCGAGCGCTGCTGGCCGAGCGCGAGCAGCAGCAGCAGCATCGCGAGCCCGCGCCCGCGACCGGGCCGCTCGTGCTCTCGACGATCTGCCCCAACGGCCACGTCAACGCGCCCGGCACGCTGCAGTGCACGCAGTGCGGCTCGCGCATCGACGAGGGCTCCGCCGCGCAGCGTCGCCGCCCGGAGGTGGCCGTCGCCGTGCTGACCTCCGGTGAGCGCATCCCGCTCGGCAGGGGAGTGATCATCGGCCGTCGACCGCGCTCGCGTCGCGTCGAGGACGGCCGCGTGCCACGACTCGTCACGGTCGAGAGCCCCGGTGAGGACATCTCGCGCAGCCATCTCGAGCTGCGGG
Proteins encoded in this window:
- a CDS encoding transglutaminase domain-containing protein — protein: MTDTPMLPRTQKQALIDCAAIFVVGLAATLSFGPVFGGVAYLFAGLGGTLLGIAVGVLTSLRPLRGWLMTAAGIVLALVLFGPALAVPRKTIGGIIPTLDAWQELLLGVVFSWKGLLTAEPPAEGFPSLLVVPFLTLLVCTTIATVLALRLRRGAPFAMLPGVIALLVGISFGTKIAFWPAALGILVAGVIVAWCAWRRASWRTGLNDEVEVTNDTRHRSRARRQRTRGAVGMIAAALLVAGLISIPVQPASRAVLRDTVEPPIELAEYPSPLAGYRNWHKNFEDATLMTVSGMPDDSRLRLATFDYYDGTVFAVAGSQQSSGSGSFARIGDEVLVQQSGTPATVRVDVQDYSGIWVPDVGFIQSLRFDGARQDALQSSLHYNGQTGTAITLEGLGSGDAYELEAIVPAQPDPEELEGARVTDLQVPDPAVVPDLLQAWVATWGNEGQNQLENIQNMQRLMQNGSFSHGLEDDTIPSLAGHGASRIQAMFERDVLVGDDEQYATAFALALNRINVPARVVMGLYPDDGFTGDGAAVELTGGDMHAWVEVPFEGYGWVQFDPTPPEDNDDIQPEPEPEPDPKPQVLQPPQPPEEPADMSPDTVADEGQEDDEEIEDTSWVVWLWVGGSVLLLLLLLAAPFIVVGAIKAARWRRRYRSERESDRLSGGWHEVVDHAVDLGLPVPAGVTRREVAGVVEDRYPRSRATEIGEFVDEGVFGPGEPAREDVDAFWLDVERSVQGMRAEAKPTKRLLGRLSLRSFARRRKERRRR
- a CDS encoding RDD family protein — protein: MIWEIEESRTVIEGLDEDGRPDPAYAAALGLRPAPLGRRAAASIIEFGIFAFLQLPYWILAAPTLLKVATGAITPSGLLSHPNFVWMVVATAVSFVLSLAFVVVQLVLHARKGVTIGKAFMGIRSVNVKTLSKPGFGKAVLRALVMYLSFLVPVIGPVLFFVSPLLDGEKRGRGWLDKVGGTWFVDIRAGLDPYHEKRMRIARKTVNAEPEAAKSALPSLATPADRAGLAYRPGARTSSGVVGAARPQQPGQQQVGLASQPAAEPAPTHTVPGMPAGGARLGGYRPGELSGQVRSDAQPTPSAPSAQPPASPISGIVDSVPGRAHGSVPQPAAEPRQQYQPPHAEAPAAPMSWAQPPAAAAAVQSSAPGAPAPAQPPAAHQQAMPVSPIDDETVIEPDFDSEIDDSTVRRVEVAAADDDDLDVTRARPGARPAIATLAFDTGDRFAISGAALVGRNPAPAAGEVVEHLLPISDDTRSISKTHLLITASPFAAVDRASTNGSSVVRAGVEHPLAPGAPFALAVGDVVRFGDRAMTIEPGGTAW
- a CDS encoding protein phosphatase 2C domain-containing protein, with amino-acid sequence MVNAVGEFRFSHPSISLRWAGATHPGMRRTVNEDSVFASFPVFVVADGMGGHASGDVASTLAVEAFRSLKGRTLADVECVEDAVERAFASMRERSQGEPIGGSTLSGTVLVDVDGVAHWLILNIGDSRTYLYEQGSLQQVTVDHSVVQEMVETGALRRADARRHPHRNVITRALGAGERQPADVWLRPAERGQRLLVCSDGLSGEVEDHEIAEILGDVSSPAAAAALLMRRALDAGAPDNVSVVVVDVDAVALSEEDLFDTHAQLLDDTIPREVRP
- a CDS encoding FHA domain-containing protein, whose protein sequence is MTTRTHSARVEYAPGEAWCVAAGRVVLVCERDLAATRAVELHASIALIDTAEGLRTLLESEPTALIGLVDLDGGRALLRRHGVPASAGETALPDRYGADWSLDETSGEQSVAAGGLGSLADGTLPLEGGVVRVSAVRVAPRPADASVDEPADRPVGGSIGDPASGFGAFGQTLPPAGAAEARAVAPVAAVAPVAAPASPEPEPLAEPDPEPAPVIEVEPTPEPVPEPVVEVEPEPEPEPVMEPEPSSTPEPAAPTDTGNPIGGLIDSVPGFIKPAVDLHGIASAPAPAAEPALGSAPTSEHPRAAALTPAAPNPAAPASAPAASAAPSAPVGNPSTTPAGGDFGDHDGMTVTADQARALLAEREQQQQHREPAPATGPLVLSTICPNGHVNAPGTLQCTQCGSRIDEGSAAQRRRPEVAVAVLTSGERIPLGRGVIIGRRPRSRRVEDGRVPRLVTVESPGEDISRSHLELRVEDWNLVAIDLSSTNGTLLLREGAAPQRLRPEASTILQLGDRLDLGDEVVLTIESAP